A section of the Deltaproteobacteria bacterium genome encodes:
- a CDS encoding N-acetyltransferase — MKKEVLETKESFLFRKAQPGDVSALQKLINQSAQDGEMLSRSLSELYDNIRDFHVCIAGKQVVGVCALHIVWEDLAEVKSLAVLPNFRQQGIGSRLARACLKEAEALKVGRVFTLTDKEGFFMKIGFKKADKNVLPQKVWGECVKCFKFPDCNEVAMIFELS; from the coding sequence ATGAAAAAAGAGGTTTTGGAGACAAAAGAGTCCTTTCTCTTTCGTAAGGCACAGCCTGGTGATGTCTCCGCACTCCAGAAACTGATCAACCAGTCGGCGCAGGACGGGGAGATGCTCTCCCGATCCCTGAGCGAGCTGTATGACAATATCAGGGATTTTCATGTCTGCATCGCGGGTAAGCAGGTTGTCGGGGTCTGCGCCCTCCATATCGTCTGGGAAGATCTTGCGGAAGTCAAATCCCTGGCCGTACTGCCGAATTTCCGGCAGCAGGGGATCGGCAGCCGCCTGGCCCGAGCCTGTCTCAAGGAGGCGGAGGCGCTGAAAGTCGGACGGGTTTTCACTCTGACGGACAAGGAGGGGTTCTTTATGAAGATCGGATTCAAAAAGGCCGACAAGAATGTCCTCCCTCAAAAGGTGTGGGGAGAGTGCGTAAAATGTTTCAAATTTCCCGACTGCAATGAAGTGGCGATGATTTTTGAGCTGTCATGA
- a CDS encoding UbiX family flavin prenyltransferase — protein MEKRWILGMTGASGAVYGTRLLEELNRAGCHVDLILSDAAQIVLREEVGIPPTLNTEDLKNHLKIDPSSVSIYNNKDFEVAAASGSSQHRGMVIAPCSMATLAALAYGLADNLIRRSGDVMIKQKRPLILLPRETPLSSIHLENMLKLSRLGVTILPPMPAFYHGPETISDLVDFIVGRVLDMMGIEHSLYRRWKEERG, from the coding sequence ATGGAAAAAAGATGGATCTTGGGGATGACCGGCGCCAGCGGAGCGGTCTATGGAACGCGGCTGTTGGAGGAACTGAACCGGGCGGGTTGTCATGTTGATCTGATCCTTTCGGATGCGGCTCAAATCGTGCTTCGGGAAGAGGTGGGGATTCCCCCGACACTGAATACGGAAGATTTAAAGAATCACCTGAAGATAGATCCATCAAGTGTAAGTATTTACAACAATAAAGACTTTGAGGTTGCGGCGGCAAGCGGCTCCTCGCAGCACCGGGGAATGGTGATCGCCCCCTGTTCCATGGCAACCCTTGCGGCCCTGGCCTACGGTCTTGCCGACAACCTGATCCGGCGGAGCGGAGATGTCATGATCAAGCAGAAACGGCCTCTGATTCTTCTGCCCAGGGAGACCCCGCTTTCTTCCATCCATCTGGAAAATATGCTGAAACTCTCCCGCCTCGGTGTGACGATCCTTCCCCCCATGCCGGCCTTTTATCATGGGCCGGAAACGATTTCCGACCTGGTCGATTTCATTGTCGGCCGGGTTCTCGACATGATGGGGATTGAACATTCGCTCTATCGGCGCTGGAAGGAAGAAAGGGGTTGA
- the ubiA gene encoding UbiA family prenyltransferase produces the protein MIRTFVDLLRMIKFSHTVFALPFALMGAVLAARGLPSGHVLFWILMAMIGARTLAMTFNRLVDRKIDAANPRTADREMPRGIVTLPQAVWMIVGSLLLFVFACARLNPLCLMLSPFALLVILGYSFTKRFTAYSHLVLGLSLAIAPVGAWIAVRGNLELPVLLIGLAVFFWVAGFDILYAIQDIDFDRKAGLYSLPGRVGVGSSLVIARIFHLLTVVLLTLEIPMLSLGIYYLAGLAIVSGLLFYEHAIIREDDLSRLDMAFFKMNGYISVTLFAFTLLDLWL, from the coding sequence ATGATACGGACGTTTGTTGATCTCCTTCGGATGATCAAGTTTTCTCATACTGTCTTTGCACTCCCTTTCGCCCTCATGGGAGCGGTACTGGCGGCACGGGGTCTTCCTTCGGGTCATGTTCTGTTCTGGATTCTCATGGCCATGATCGGTGCGCGAACCCTCGCCATGACCTTCAACCGCCTGGTGGACCGAAAGATCGATGCCGCAAATCCCCGTACGGCCGATCGGGAGATGCCGAGAGGGATTGTGACCCTCCCGCAGGCCGTTTGGATGATCGTCGGCTCCCTTCTGCTCTTTGTATTCGCCTGCGCTCGTCTCAATCCTCTCTGCCTGATGCTCTCTCCCTTTGCCCTGCTGGTCATCCTCGGGTACTCTTTTACAAAACGGTTTACCGCGTATTCCCACCTGGTTCTCGGCCTCTCGCTGGCCATTGCTCCGGTGGGCGCATGGATCGCCGTGCGCGGGAACCTGGAACTTCCCGTCCTCCTTATCGGCTTGGCCGTCTTTTTCTGGGTGGCCGGCTTTGACATCCTCTATGCCATCCAGGATATCGATTTCGACCGGAAGGCCGGACTCTATTCCCTCCCCGGCAGGGTCGGGGTCGGGTCTTCCCTGGTCATCGCTCGGATTTTCCATCTCCTGACGGTGGTCCTCCTGACATTGGAGATTCCGATGTTGTCGCTGGGAATTTACTATCTTGCCGGGCTGGCGATTGTCAGCGGCCTCCTCTTCTATGAACATGCCATTATCCGTGAAGATGATCTCTCCCGGCTCGACATGGCCTTCTTCAAGATGAACGGCTATATCAGCGTGACCCTCTTTGCATTTACCCTGCTGGATCTCTGGTTATAA